A DNA window from Vigna angularis cultivar LongXiaoDou No.4 chromosome 1, ASM1680809v1, whole genome shotgun sequence contains the following coding sequences:
- the LOC108323267 gene encoding pentatricopeptide repeat-containing protein DOT4, chloroplastic: MSKTRSVAPLNAYPTYHNPRNKTNHPKSPNYFILFRQSWTCLPPPNFVLSCSSSVVVSATLSKPTYNVAIDKNAQIRKFCQTGDLRKAMELLKISQMSELELQTYCSVLQLCAELKSLEDGKRVHSIIISNGMEIDDILGAKLVFMYVHCDDLAAGRQILDGIINDKIYLWNFLMSKYAKIGNYEEAVSLIRKMQKLGIRGDPFTFTCILKCYTALAKIRACKSVHGYAFKLGFGSDNTVINSLIAAYFKCRDVESAHNMFDELSEPDVVSWNSMISGCVLNGFSWDGLEFFIQMLNFGFGMELVTLVNVLVACANVGKLSFGRALHTCGVKTGYSGDVVFDNTLLDMYSKCGYLKGATDVFSKMSKTSVVSWTSMISAYVRKGLYDEAIILFEEMQSKGLKPDVYTVSSVVHACACSNSLDKGRNIHNFIKKNNIGLNLPVFNALMYMYAKCGVMEEARLIFSQIPVKDIVSWNTMIGGYSQNSLPYEALELFVDMQKQLKPNSITVACVLPACAGLAALEKGRELHGHILRKGYFSDLQVACALVDMYVKCGLVVIAQQLFDMIPKKDIILWTVMIAGYGMHGFGKEAVSTFEKMRIAGIQPEDSCFTSILYACSHSGLLKEGWKFFSSMRSEFNIEPKLEHYACMVDLLVRSGNLSKAYKFIETMPIKPDAAIWGALLSGCGIHHDVELAEKVAEHIFELEPENTKYYVLLANVYAEAEKLEEVKKLQRKIGKGGFKKDQGCSWIDIQGKFNIFVAGDTSHPQAKRIDSLLRKLRMKMNRVDYSNKMRFALINADDMNKEVLLCGHSETLAMAFGVLNLPPGKIVRVTKNLRVCKDCHDMGKLMSKTTGRDIVLRDSNRFHHFKDGVCSCRGFW; the protein is encoded by the coding sequence ATGTCTAAAACTAGAAGCGTAGCACCGTTGAACGCTTATCCAACTTATCATAATCCCAGAAACAAGACGAACCATCCAAAATCTCCCAATTACTTCATCCTCTTCAGACAATCTTGGACATGTCTTCCACCTCCTAATTTTGTCCTTTCTTGCAGTAGCAGTGTCGTTGTCTCTGCAACTTTGTCCAAGCCCACCTACAACGTAGCCATAGACAAGAATGCACAAATTCGCAAATTCTGCCAAACGGGTGATCTCAGAAAAGCCATGGAATTGCTCAAAATTTCACAAATGTCTGAACTTGAGCTGCAAACTTACTGTTCTGTGTTGCAGCTCTGTGCCGAGCTGAAGTCTTTGGAAGATGGAAAGAGGGTTCATTCCATTATCATCTCCAACGGCATGGAAATTGATGACATTTTGGGGGCAAAGCTAGTCTTCATGTATGTTCATTGTGATGATTTGGCCGCAGGGAGACAAATATTAGATGGGATTATCAATGATAAGATTTATCTCTGGAATTTTTTGATGTCTAAATACGCAAAGATTGGAAATTACGAGGAAGCTGTGAGTCTTATCAGGAAAATGCAGAAGTTGGGAATCAGAGGGGATCCTTTTACTTTTACTTGTATATTGAAGTGTTATACAGCATTGGCAAAGATAAGGGCGTGTAAAAGCGTTCACGGGTATGCTTTTAAACTAGGTTTTGGTTCTGATAATACAGTTATTAACTCTTTAATTGCAGCTTATTTTAAATGTCGTGATGTTGAGAGTGCACATAATATGTTTGATGAATTGAGTGAGCCAGATGTTGTTTCCTGGAATTCTATGATTAGTGGGTGTGTTTTAAATGGGTTTTCCTGGGATGGACTTGAGTTTTTCATTCAGATGCTGAATTTCGGGTTTGGTATGGAATTGGTCACCTTGGTTAACGTTCTTGTGGCTTGTGCAAACGTTGGCAAGCTTTCATTCGGTAGAGCTCTTCATACTTGCGGAGTGAAAACTGGCTATAGCGGGGATGTCGTGTTTGACAACACATTACTAGACATGTATTCTAAATGTGGCTATTTAAAAGGTGCAACTGATGTTTTTTCCAAGATGAGTAAAACTTCTGTTGTTTCTTGGACTTCAATGATATCTGCTTATGTACGGAAGGGTCTGTATGATGAAGCCATTATATTATTTGAAGAAATGCAAAGCAAAGGTCTTAAGCCAGATGTTTATACTGTCTCAAGTGTGGTTCATGCTTGTGCTTGTAGCAACTCGTTGGATAAAGGAAGGAATATACacaatttcattaaaaagaaCAACATTGGATTGAATTTGCCTGTTTTCAATGCTCTCATGTATATGTATGCAAAATGTGGAGTCATGGAAGAAGCTCGTTTAATTTTCTCTCAAATTCCTGTCAAAGACATTGTCTCATGGAACACGATGATTGGAGGTTATTCACAAAACTCACTTCCCTATGAAGCTCTGGAACTGTTTGTGGACATGCAAAAGCAATTGAAGCCTAATAGCATTACAGTGGCTTGTGTCCTTCCAGCTTGTGCAGGCTTAGCAGCTCTAGAGAAAGGTAGAGAGTTACATGGGCACATATTGAGAAAAGGGTACTTTTCAGATTTACAAGTTGCCTGTGCACTTGTTGATATGTACGTGAAGTGTGGGTTAGTAGTTATTGCACAACAACTTTTTGATATGATTCCTAAAAAGGATATCATCTTGTGGACTGTTATGATTGCTGGCTATGGCATGCATGGGTTTGGAAAGGAGGCAGTTTCCACATTTGAAAAGATGAGGATAGCAGGTATTCAGCCTGAAGATTCCTGCTTCACTTCAATACTCTATGCTTGCAGTCACTCTGGATTACTGAAAGAGGGATGGAAATTCTTTAGTTCCATGAGAAGTGAATTCAACATTGAGCCTAAGTTAGAACACTATGCATGTATGGTGGATCTCCTTGTTCGCTCTGGAAATCTATCCAAGGCATACAAGTTCATTGAAACTATGCCAATTAAACCAGATGCTGCAATTTGGGGTGCCTTGCTTTCTGGATGCGGGATCCATCATGATGTGGAGCTAGCAGAAAAAGTAGCAGAGCATATTTTTGAGCTTGAGCCAGAGAACACAAAGTATTATGTTCTTCTAGCAAATGTCTATGCAGAGGCGGAAAAGTTGGAAGAAGTAAAAAAGTTACAAAGAAAGATAGGTAAGGGGGGATTTAAAAAGGATCAAGGTTGTAGTTGGATTGATATTCAAGGAAAGTTTAACATCTTTGTTGCTGGGGATACTTCCCACCCTCAGGCCAAAAGGATAGACTCATTGCTGAGAAAACTGAGGATGAAGATGAATAGGGTAGACTACTCTAATAAGATGCGGTTTGCATTAATTAATGCCGATGATATGAATAAGGAAGTGCTTCTCTGTGGACACAGTGAGACTTTAGCCATGGCTTTTGGTGTACTAAATTTGCCTCCAGGGAAGATTGTTAGGGTAACCAAGAATCTTAGAGTATGTAAGGACTGTCATGATATGGGGAAGTTGATGTCCAAGACAACTGGGAGAGATATTGTGTTGCGAGATTCAAACCGGTTTCACCATTTCAAGGATGGTGTATGTTCTTGCCGAGGTTTCTGGTAA